Proteins co-encoded in one Natrinema sp. CBA1119 genomic window:
- a CDS encoding IS5 family transposase: MSKISRFTSKVVQLAKNAVGERGEVAAPEGGGGFAEYAVVSLHCLRVYLEKSYREALDLLSEMPQILGEIGLEPTDLPDHSTLVKWFDRIKTALWRVLLRLSAQLHGQSGHAAIDATFFDRENASKHYCRRTNYRVQTLKATALVDTESQAILDVHCTTEKRHDTQLGWQVARRNAGDLASLAADKGYDWMDLREKLREDGVRPLIKHREFRPIDHAHNARIDGPRYRQRAMCETVFSTIKRTLGDAVRARTWYGEFRELVLMCVVHNTKRSLKQ; the protein is encoded by the coding sequence ATGTCGAAAATCTCCCGCTTCACGAGCAAAGTCGTTCAGTTAGCTAAAAATGCTGTTGGTGAGCGAGGCGAAGTCGCCGCCCCCGAAGGGGGTGGCGGCTTCGCCGAGTATGCGGTAGTGTCGCTGCACTGTCTGCGGGTTTACCTGGAAAAATCCTACCGAGAAGCACTCGATTTGCTGAGCGAGATGCCACAAATACTCGGGGAGATCGGCCTTGAACCGACCGATCTCCCCGATCACTCGACGCTAGTCAAGTGGTTTGATAGGATTAAGACCGCACTCTGGCGAGTGCTGCTGCGCCTCTCGGCGCAGCTGCACGGCCAGAGCGGTCACGCCGCCATTGACGCGACGTTTTTCGACCGCGAAAACGCTAGCAAACACTACTGCCGTCGGACGAATTACCGGGTTCAGACGCTCAAAGCGACAGCTCTCGTCGACACAGAAAGCCAAGCAATTCTGGACGTTCACTGTACGACCGAGAAACGCCACGACACACAGCTCGGCTGGCAGGTCGCCCGCCGCAACGCGGGCGACCTCGCCAGCCTCGCTGCCGACAAAGGCTACGACTGGATGGATTTACGCGAAAAACTCCGCGAAGACGGCGTGAGACCGCTGATCAAACATCGTGAGTTTCGGCCCATCGATCACGCGCATAACGCGCGGATCGATGGGCCTCGATACCGCCAACGAGCGATGTGTGAGACCGTCTTTTCAACGATCAAGCGCACGCTCGGCGACGCCGTGCGTGCGCGAACTTGGTACGGTGAATTTCGTGAACTCGTTTTGATGTGTGTGGTTCACAACACCAAGCGATCTCTAAAACAGTGA
- a CDS encoding acyl-CoA dehydrogenase family protein, which produces MEPTNEQQLIQETVREFVEEEVVDAVDEYDEAQTFPEDVWDGLAELDLTGLTVPEEYGGFDADEVTYSIVNEEVARGHLAVATALSVHCLATSCIRQFGTDEHREQWLPEMVDGRPVGAFALSEPDAGSNPAEMSTEARLEDGEYVINGKKQWITNGKRAGVVVLFAKTDRDDPDSVTQFLVPKDTPGLEVGKKEDKLGLRASDTTTLLFDDARIPEENRLTEVGEGLKAAFSILTGGRIAIASQAVGVAQAALDAAVSYANEREQFGEPIINHQAIAHKLADMQTDVQAARLLTRDAARKNDDGLDAQAASMAKYFASETAVDVANEAVQVHGGYGYTKDFDVERYYRDAKITTIYEGTSEIQKEVISRHLTE; this is translated from the coding sequence ATGGAGCCGACAAACGAGCAGCAGCTGATACAGGAGACAGTCCGAGAATTCGTCGAGGAGGAAGTCGTCGATGCGGTCGACGAGTACGACGAGGCGCAGACGTTTCCGGAAGACGTCTGGGACGGGCTCGCCGAGCTCGATCTAACCGGGCTGACGGTCCCGGAAGAGTACGGCGGGTTCGATGCCGACGAAGTGACCTACAGCATCGTCAACGAGGAAGTAGCGCGCGGACATCTGGCAGTCGCAACGGCGCTGTCGGTTCACTGTCTGGCGACGTCGTGTATCCGCCAGTTCGGCACCGACGAGCACAGAGAGCAGTGGCTGCCGGAGATGGTCGACGGCCGGCCGGTCGGAGCGTTCGCGCTCTCGGAGCCGGACGCCGGGTCGAACCCGGCGGAGATGAGCACCGAGGCTCGTCTCGAGGACGGTGAGTACGTGATCAACGGGAAGAAACAGTGGATCACGAACGGAAAGCGTGCGGGCGTCGTCGTTCTGTTCGCGAAAACCGATCGCGACGATCCGGACAGCGTGACGCAGTTCTTGGTTCCCAAAGACACGCCGGGACTGGAAGTCGGCAAGAAAGAGGACAAACTCGGACTGCGCGCGAGCGATACGACGACGTTGCTCTTCGATGACGCGCGAATTCCAGAGGAGAACCGCTTGACTGAGGTCGGTGAAGGGCTGAAAGCCGCGTTTTCGATCCTGACCGGCGGTCGGATCGCAATCGCCAGCCAGGCTGTCGGAGTCGCCCAGGCAGCCCTCGACGCTGCCGTGAGTTACGCCAACGAACGCGAGCAGTTCGGGGAGCCGATCATCAACCACCAGGCGATCGCACACAAGCTCGCGGATATGCAGACGGATGTCCAGGCCGCACGCCTGCTGACGCGCGACGCCGCCCGGAAGAACGACGACGGTCTCGACGCGCAAGCGGCGAGCATGGCGAAGTACTTCGCGAGCGAAACGGCCGTTGACGTCGCGAACGAAGCGGTCCAGGTTCACGGCGGCTACGGGTACACCAAGGACTTCGATGTCGAACGCTACTACCGGGACGCCAAGATCACCACGATCTACGAAGGGACCTCGGAAATACAGAAAGAGGTTATCTCACGGCACCTGACGGAGTGA
- a CDS encoding 3-hydroxyacyl-CoA dehydrogenase family protein, whose protein sequence is MALHVETIDRVGVVGAGTMGSGIAQVTAAADYDVVMRDIEQEYVESGFETIEESLGRLVSRDRLTEDEADDIRDRITGTTVLEDLADCDIVIEAALEDLAVKRDIFADLDSVCRDDAVLATNTSTLSITSIASDLEHPERVVGLHFMNPVPIMEGVEIVVGEKTADDVTELAHTFAEDLEKTTWESDDKPGFVTNRILMPWINEGIRAYDEDVATKEDIDTGMELGTNVPMGPLTLADHIGLDVCLHASETLHEELGDRYKPAYLLKRKVEAGDLGKKTGNGFYEYE, encoded by the coding sequence ATGGCTTTGCACGTAGAGACGATCGACCGTGTCGGCGTCGTCGGCGCGGGCACGATGGGCAGTGGCATCGCACAGGTTACCGCAGCTGCGGACTACGATGTCGTGATGCGCGACATCGAACAGGAGTACGTCGAAAGCGGCTTCGAGACGATCGAGGAGAGCCTCGGTCGGCTCGTCTCCAGAGACCGCTTGACCGAGGATGAAGCCGACGACATCCGTGACCGAATCACCGGCACGACTGTCCTCGAGGATCTCGCGGATTGTGATATCGTCATCGAGGCGGCCCTCGAGGATCTCGCGGTCAAACGCGACATCTTCGCTGACCTCGATTCGGTCTGTCGCGACGACGCCGTCCTCGCGACGAACACGAGCACGCTCTCGATCACCTCGATCGCGTCCGACCTCGAACACCCCGAGCGCGTGGTCGGGTTGCACTTCATGAACCCGGTTCCGATCATGGAGGGCGTCGAGATCGTGGTCGGCGAGAAGACGGCTGACGATGTTACCGAACTGGCTCATACCTTCGCCGAAGACCTCGAGAAGACGACGTGGGAATCCGACGACAAGCCGGGGTTCGTCACAAATCGCATCCTGATGCCCTGGATCAACGAGGGGATCCGGGCCTACGACGAAGATGTCGCCACGAAGGAGGACATCGATACGGGGATGGAACTCGGGACGAACGTCCCGATGGGGCCACTGACGCTGGCCGACCATATCGGACTCGACGTCTGCCTTCACGCCTCCGAGACGCTCCACGAGGAACTGGGCGATCGGTACAAACCCGCCTACCTCCTCAAGCGAAAGGTCGAGGCGGGTGACCTCGGGAAAAAGACGGGCAACGGGTTCTATGAGTACGAGTAA
- a CDS encoding enoyl-CoA hydratase/isomerase family protein produces MVAYDNLSVDHDDGVATVTLDSAAGRNALTLEMANELVSVATTLGENPDTRCIVLTHAGDFFGSGADLSALSGDGSDAAHIRELAGRAHEAIVQFHRAETPVVGGVNGIAAGIGFSLALFPDLLVLGEDATLKFAYPGIGLTGDGGATFFLPRLVGLRTAKEIVLRDEPIDPDEARELGLANEVVPTDDFDDRLATVAAELAAGPTRAFGTTTRLLTDSYDRSLERQLAAETDGIAGATRTEDYERGLDAFFGDDDPDFVGR; encoded by the coding sequence ATGGTTGCGTACGATAACCTCTCGGTCGATCACGACGACGGCGTTGCAACGGTCACACTCGATAGCGCGGCCGGTCGAAACGCACTCACCCTCGAAATGGCGAACGAACTGGTGTCGGTGGCGACGACCCTCGGTGAAAATCCGGATACTCGCTGTATCGTGCTCACGCACGCGGGCGATTTCTTCGGGTCCGGTGCCGATCTCAGTGCCCTATCCGGGGACGGCTCCGATGCGGCCCACATCCGGGAGTTGGCCGGACGGGCCCACGAAGCGATCGTCCAGTTCCATCGGGCGGAAACGCCGGTTGTCGGCGGCGTCAACGGTATCGCAGCCGGAATCGGGTTTAGCCTCGCGCTGTTTCCGGACCTGCTCGTCCTCGGCGAGGACGCGACGCTCAAATTTGCGTATCCGGGGATCGGGCTGACCGGTGACGGCGGTGCAACGTTCTTCCTGCCGCGACTGGTCGGCCTCCGGACCGCCAAGGAGATCGTCCTCCGGGACGAGCCAATCGACCCCGACGAAGCCCGCGAGTTGGGACTGGCCAACGAGGTCGTTCCCACTGACGACTTCGATGACCGGTTGGCCACAGTCGCCGCCGAACTGGCAGCCGGGCCGACTCGCGCGTTCGGGACGACGACCCGACTGCTGACCGACAGCTACGATCGCTCGCTCGAGCGACAGCTCGCGGCGGAGACGGACGGTATCGCAGGTGCAACGCGAACGGAAGACTACGAGCGCGGGCTCGACGCGTTCTTCGGCGACGACGATCCCGACTTCGTCGGCCGGTAG
- a CDS encoding acyl CoA:acetate/3-ketoacid CoA transferase, with protein sequence MTVRQSREAAIECIDDGDTIGIGGFVAVGIPEYVLEALGERYAETGTPRDLTLYHPAAEGDQQGRGLSHLVQDGMLERTIASHWGFTPDLMEKIVSNEIEAYNLPFGVMDHMLRDTAAGKPGTITHVGLGTFVDPRQDGAKANDVTEDDIVELVTFDGEEYLYYRSVPIDVAIIRGTTADEDGNITTEREALDSNTLAMAQAAHNSGGTVIAQVERITESGTLTARDVTVPGVLIDTVVEAPPSHHQQTYAEDYNPAYSGEIKRPTDDGSDGIPLDVRTIIARRAAMELEPNSVINLGVGVPELVPVVAAEGGIDDEITQTVESGPVGGAASGGISFGTASNHHALVSSPQQFDFYDGGGLDMGFLGMAQADAAGNINVSQFGSQLPGCGGFINITQNAEKVVFCGTLTTNGLEIETGSGALSIEREGTSPKFIDSVEQITFSGEYAADIEQPIVYVTERAVFELTEAGLELTEVAPGIDVETDVIDEMGFEPLVADDLDEMDSRLFVDERFDLTDVLYSNN encoded by the coding sequence ATGACAGTCCGCCAGTCCAGAGAGGCTGCTATTGAGTGCATCGACGACGGCGATACGATCGGAATCGGCGGCTTCGTCGCCGTCGGCATTCCCGAGTACGTCCTCGAGGCGCTGGGTGAGCGATACGCTGAAACCGGTACACCCCGCGATCTCACTCTCTATCATCCCGCTGCGGAGGGTGACCAACAGGGCCGTGGGCTCTCGCATCTCGTTCAGGACGGCATGCTCGAGCGCACTATCGCGAGCCACTGGGGCTTTACGCCCGATCTGATGGAGAAAATCGTCTCAAACGAGATCGAGGCATACAACCTGCCGTTCGGCGTGATGGATCACATGCTTCGCGATACTGCCGCGGGGAAGCCCGGTACGATCACCCACGTCGGCCTGGGAACGTTTGTGGATCCGCGCCAAGACGGCGCGAAGGCAAACGATGTCACCGAAGATGACATCGTCGAACTCGTGACCTTTGACGGCGAGGAGTACCTCTACTATCGCTCGGTCCCGATCGACGTCGCTATTATCCGGGGGACGACGGCCGACGAAGACGGCAACATAACCACGGAGCGAGAGGCGCTCGATTCGAACACGTTGGCGATGGCTCAGGCTGCACACAACTCCGGTGGCACGGTGATCGCACAGGTCGAGCGAATCACGGAGTCGGGAACGCTCACCGCTCGCGACGTCACAGTCCCCGGCGTCCTGATCGACACCGTGGTTGAGGCACCGCCGAGCCACCACCAGCAGACGTACGCGGAGGACTACAATCCCGCCTACAGCGGCGAAATAAAACGGCCGACCGACGACGGGAGTGACGGTATTCCGCTCGACGTCCGGACGATTATCGCTCGTCGCGCTGCGATGGAACTCGAGCCGAATTCGGTCATCAACCTCGGCGTGGGCGTCCCGGAACTCGTGCCAGTCGTTGCGGCCGAAGGCGGAATCGACGACGAGATCACGCAGACCGTCGAGTCGGGGCCGGTCGGCGGCGCCGCCTCCGGCGGGATCAGCTTCGGGACCGCGAGCAACCATCACGCGCTCGTGTCCTCGCCACAACAGTTCGACTTCTACGACGGCGGCGGTCTCGACATGGGCTTTCTGGGAATGGCACAGGCGGACGCCGCGGGCAACATTAACGTCAGCCAGTTCGGGTCACAGCTCCCCGGTTGTGGCGGGTTCATCAACATCACCCAGAACGCCGAGAAAGTCGTGTTCTGTGGCACGCTGACTACCAATGGACTCGAGATCGAGACCGGAAGCGGAGCGCTCTCGATCGAACGCGAGGGGACGAGTCCCAAGTTCATCGACTCGGTCGAACAGATCACCTTCAGCGGCGAGTACGCCGCCGATATCGAGCAGCCGATCGTCTACGTAACCGAGCGTGCCGTCTTCGAACTCACCGAGGCCGGACTCGAGCTCACGGAGGTCGCACCGGGTATCGACGTGGAAACCGACGTCATCGACGAGATGGGATTCGAGCCGCTCGTGGCTGACGACCTCGACGAGATGGATTCGCGACTGTTCGTCGACGAACGGTTTGATCTGACCGACGTGCTTTATAGTAATAACTGA
- a CDS encoding IclR family transcriptional regulator gives MTNTSNRSVERAFKIVDELAENGSGGVSDLAGRLDMPVSTVHNYLQALVATGYITVEEKEYSTTTRFLEVGNQQRHRLEIFKVVSDKLQDIAAETGEHVTLMIEENDQCVIVAVQEGPDAVNLFAYPGARMPLHAAAPGKAILAHMPEDRVQEIIDRQGLIEMTNRTITDPDVLFEQLERIRDQGYAIDEGERIAGMVCISAPVLDKSDHIRGAICVCGPQSRIDEERREEIADIVKRSANVTQVNLDYV, from the coding sequence ATGACGAACACATCAAACCGGTCGGTCGAACGGGCGTTCAAGATCGTCGACGAACTTGCGGAGAACGGATCCGGGGGTGTTTCGGATCTCGCCGGACGGCTCGATATGCCCGTCAGTACCGTTCATAACTATCTCCAAGCGCTTGTTGCGACGGGATACATCACAGTCGAAGAGAAAGAGTACTCGACTACAACCCGGTTTCTCGAGGTGGGCAACCAACAGCGCCACCGACTAGAGATATTCAAAGTCGTCAGCGACAAACTCCAGGATATAGCGGCGGAGACCGGCGAGCACGTCACGTTGATGATCGAAGAAAACGATCAGTGCGTAATCGTCGCGGTGCAAGAAGGGCCCGACGCCGTCAATCTGTTCGCGTATCCCGGTGCACGAATGCCACTTCACGCAGCAGCTCCCGGGAAAGCGATCCTCGCGCACATGCCGGAGGACCGCGTACAGGAGATCATCGACCGGCAGGGACTCATCGAGATGACAAACCGAACCATCACGGATCCCGACGTTCTCTTCGAACAACTCGAGCGGATCAGGGACCAGGGGTACGCCATCGACGAGGGCGAACGCATCGCGGGAATGGTCTGTATCTCCGCTCCGGTGCTCGACAAGAGCGATCACATCCGCGGCGCGATCTGCGTCTGTGGCCCGCAAAGCCGAATCGACGAGGAACGACGCGAGGAAATCGCGGATATCGTCAAACGGTCGGCGAATGTGACGCAGGTCAACCTCGACTACGTGTGA
- a CDS encoding LLM class flavin-dependent oxidoreductase, which produces MHLGVVIPRTGTHDPTDLAISAEKRGYDSVWMGELWGSSSVVKLSEIAAKTDEVELGTAIVNVFSRTPAVLAMTAATLDRVSNGRASLGVGTSTPTAVENVHGMPFDRPVRRSHETIEVIQRILGDDEPVTYEGERVSVSSVPPLDRDVSVYHAALGPANRRVVGRLCDGWMPHNIPFSGLNDAFEVVATSARERDRDPDKITIAPYVPAAVSEDRDEAYDAVRGHIAYYAGSADGYRNAIATEFPEQVDRVAEAWRAGDREDAATLVTDEMVHDLGVAGTPSEARDRLHEIVSETVIDRPLVTIPEQAADGIAEETIEALAAVSDA; this is translated from the coding sequence ATGCATCTCGGAGTAGTCATTCCGCGGACCGGAACGCACGATCCAACCGACCTCGCGATCAGCGCGGAAAAACGGGGATACGACTCCGTCTGGATGGGGGAGCTATGGGGCTCGAGCTCGGTCGTAAAACTCAGCGAAATCGCCGCGAAGACCGATGAAGTCGAGCTCGGAACCGCCATCGTCAACGTCTTTTCGAGAACGCCCGCCGTCCTCGCGATGACCGCCGCGACCCTCGATCGAGTTTCCAACGGTCGTGCGTCCCTCGGGGTCGGGACGAGTACACCGACCGCCGTCGAGAACGTCCACGGAATGCCGTTCGACCGACCGGTCCGTCGGTCCCACGAAACTATCGAAGTGATTCAACGCATTCTGGGCGACGACGAACCGGTCACTTACGAAGGGGAACGAGTCAGCGTCTCAAGCGTTCCGCCACTGGACAGGGACGTTTCGGTCTACCACGCGGCGCTCGGGCCGGCGAACCGGCGCGTCGTCGGCCGGCTCTGTGACGGCTGGATGCCGCACAACATCCCATTTTCTGGGTTGAACGACGCGTTCGAGGTCGTTGCAACGAGTGCTCGAGAACGCGACCGCGACCCCGACAAAATCACGATCGCTCCGTACGTGCCGGCAGCCGTGAGCGAAGATCGCGACGAGGCCTACGACGCCGTACGCGGTCACATCGCGTATTACGCGGGTAGTGCCGACGGATATCGGAACGCGATCGCCACCGAGTTCCCGGAGCAGGTCGATCGCGTTGCCGAGGCCTGGCGGGCGGGCGACCGGGAAGACGCGGCAACCCTGGTCACGGACGAAATGGTCCACGACCTCGGTGTGGCCGGGACGCCGTCGGAAGCTCGCGATCGGCTTCACGAAATCGTGAGCGAAACGGTCATCGATCGGCCGCTCGTGACGATTCCGGAGCAGGCCGCCGACGGAATAGCCGAAGAGACTATCGAGGCGTTGGCAGCCGTTTCCGACGCCTGA